From one Ochrobactrum vermis genomic stretch:
- a CDS encoding ABC transporter permease has translation MKSLKNLTGILSSVLITLFGLMVITFMIGRVMPVDPVIAAVGDNAPEAVIQRVRAEMGLDQPLVVQFVHYIGQVLHGDLGNSILTRNPVTQDIARYFPATLELATAALIVAALIGIPLGVWAAVRQGSIVDQTIRVVCLAGHSVPVFMLALISLLVFYATLDIAPGPGRQDIIYEGMIPHITGLLTIDSLIEGDWDAFLDAVYHMIQPVLILAYFSMAYITRMTRAFMLDALKGEFVITARAKGLSLTSVIWKHAFPTVAVQLVTVLALTYAGLLEGAVVTETVFSWPGLGQYLTVSLMNADMNPVVGATLLIGVIYVGLNLLADILYKVMDPRVR, from the coding sequence ATGAAAAGCCTCAAGAACCTGACCGGTATCCTGAGCAGCGTGTTGATCACGCTGTTCGGGCTTATGGTCATTACCTTCATGATTGGCCGCGTTATGCCGGTCGATCCCGTTATTGCTGCTGTGGGCGACAACGCGCCTGAGGCGGTTATTCAGCGTGTTCGCGCGGAAATGGGCCTTGATCAGCCGCTTGTGGTTCAGTTTGTGCATTATATTGGACAGGTGCTGCACGGCGATCTCGGCAATTCTATTCTGACCCGCAATCCGGTGACACAGGATATTGCGCGTTATTTTCCGGCAACACTGGAGTTGGCAACGGCTGCGCTCATTGTTGCTGCGCTTATCGGTATTCCGCTGGGTGTGTGGGCGGCTGTCCGGCAGGGTTCCATTGTCGATCAGACGATCCGCGTAGTTTGTCTTGCCGGTCATTCGGTTCCGGTGTTTATGCTGGCCCTGATTTCGCTTCTGGTCTTCTATGCGACGCTCGATATCGCGCCAGGACCCGGACGCCAGGACATCATCTATGAAGGCATGATCCCTCATATTACTGGCCTGCTCACTATCGATAGTCTCATCGAGGGCGACTGGGACGCATTCTTGGATGCGGTCTATCATATGATTCAGCCGGTCCTGATCCTCGCTTACTTCAGCATGGCGTATATCACACGTATGACCCGCGCCTTCATGCTCGATGCGCTCAAGGGTGAATTCGTCATTACGGCGCGTGCGAAAGGCTTGTCGCTGACGTCTGTCATCTGGAAGCACGCTTTCCCGACCGTTGCCGTGCAACTTGTGACGGTGCTGGCGCTGACATATGCGGGCTTGCTGGAAGGCGCTGTCGTGACAGAAACCGTCTTTAGCTGGCCTGGCCTGGGGCAATATTTGACCGTCTCGCTGATGAATGCCGATATGAACCCTGTCGTGGGCGCTACGCTGCTCATTGGCGTTATCTATGTCGGGCTCAATCTGCTGGCCGATATCCTCTATAAAGTTATGGATCCGCGTGTCCGATGA
- a CDS encoding serine hydrolase domain-containing protein has protein sequence MSTHADWNAASLAAKVFSRTWAKNEPGGVIVGFDPDGVKFAYAGGLESLSTGVPFTANTVVRYASVTKHAFCAMVLKHGDVIGLDDRLGDHLPELQNPLADITVGRALDMTGGLPDTRECLTLLGLSVYTETDADQLLDYLASLNRLNFDAGSEISYSNTGYRLVEAALERKGFRFNDFVKSDIAGSLDIFMEAPDVWNDPVAGLVPGYWKFGEKWQLSSAGLHISASGSLTGSGMALTKWAQALVNGEGTFKGLLDELSADRRLSDGRVTGYGLGLRWNEVGGKRFVGHGGSHPGYKSYFLLDPAAKTGMIVVSNREDSNTYKMARDCMAALNGLSLPEANCTIPDGLYVAESGPFWLEMSNGIANWLDSEDTLYDIGDDRFSSLSPSSPVELRWTGTELEGEIGYVSRRLKPVVPKPVCRELDGHWRAAPYGASFDIKDGHLIMGIGPTRRAMPLEDLGQGRALFTLHDGPWAKRVCLHKLDDNRVELVLSRSRMIEYVR, from the coding sequence ATGTCAACCCATGCTGACTGGAACGCGGCATCACTTGCCGCGAAAGTCTTTTCGAGAACCTGGGCCAAAAATGAACCGGGCGGCGTCATTGTCGGATTTGACCCTGACGGTGTAAAGTTTGCTTATGCGGGCGGGCTCGAAAGCCTGTCTACCGGAGTGCCGTTCACGGCCAATACGGTCGTACGCTATGCGTCAGTCACGAAACATGCATTCTGTGCGATGGTTCTCAAGCATGGTGACGTTATTGGCTTGGATGACCGGCTGGGCGATCATCTGCCAGAGTTGCAAAATCCGCTTGCGGACATCACGGTCGGTCGAGCGCTCGACATGACCGGCGGTCTGCCAGATACGCGGGAATGCCTCACGCTTCTTGGCTTGTCCGTTTATACGGAAACAGACGCCGATCAGCTTCTGGATTATCTAGCCTCCCTCAATCGTCTCAATTTCGACGCGGGTTCAGAGATTTCCTATTCCAATACCGGTTATCGTCTGGTGGAGGCCGCGCTCGAGCGGAAGGGCTTTCGCTTCAATGATTTTGTGAAATCGGACATTGCGGGATCTCTTGATATCTTCATGGAAGCACCGGACGTTTGGAATGATCCGGTTGCGGGCCTTGTTCCCGGTTACTGGAAATTCGGTGAAAAATGGCAGCTCAGTTCCGCTGGTCTGCATATTTCGGCGTCAGGCAGCTTGACTGGCAGTGGTATGGCGCTGACCAAATGGGCGCAAGCACTCGTTAATGGCGAGGGTACGTTCAAAGGCTTGCTCGATGAGCTGTCGGCTGACCGCCGTCTTTCTGATGGGCGAGTAACCGGTTACGGGCTGGGGCTGCGGTGGAACGAAGTGGGTGGTAAGCGTTTCGTCGGGCACGGTGGCTCGCATCCCGGTTACAAGAGTTACTTCCTGCTCGATCCAGCTGCGAAGACCGGCATGATTGTTGTTTCAAACCGTGAAGACTCCAATACCTATAAGATGGCGCGGGACTGCATGGCTGCTCTCAACGGTTTGTCGTTGCCAGAAGCCAATTGCACCATCCCAGATGGGCTGTATGTGGCGGAGAGCGGGCCGTTCTGGCTGGAAATGAGCAATGGCATAGCCAACTGGCTCGATTCGGAGGACACGCTTTACGATATCGGCGATGACCGGTTCTCGTCCCTGTCGCCGTCTTCCCCTGTTGAACTTCGTTGGACAGGCACCGAGCTGGAAGGCGAAATTGGATACGTGTCTCGCCGATTGAAGCCAGTGGTACCGAAACCGGTATGCAGGGAACTCGACGGTCATTGGCGGGCAGCGCCTTATGGCGCCAGTTTTGATATTAAGGACGGCCATCTCATCATGGGCATCGGACCTACACGTCGTGCCATGCCGTTGGAAGATCTCGGTCAGGGGCGTGCGCTCTTCACGCTGCATGATGGCCCATGGGCCAAGCGCGTCTGTTTGCATAAGCTTGACGATAATCGCGTTGAACTGGTGCTAAGCCGCAGCCGAATGATTGAATACGTCCGTTAA
- the nikC gene encoding nickel transporter permease — protein MIFANFHNWALDDSPASRSQANWGRRYRIWVNLRANPLAMIGLFIIVAFVVLSLAAPLLAPYDPSVQDLGNRLSAPTAEHWFGTDELGRDILSRILYGGRVTLGMVIAVVVLVAPIGLFIGCIAGYFGGIVDTALMRVTDVFLAFPRLILALAFVAALKPGVESAVLAIALTAWPPYARLARAETMTLRKSDFIAAAKLTGASPFRIILRHVMPLCVPSVIVRITLDMSSIIITAASLGFLGMGAQPPSPEWGAMIATAKRFIFEQWWVATIPGIAIFLVSLAFNFLGDGLRDVLDPKQN, from the coding sequence ATGATTTTTGCCAATTTTCATAACTGGGCGCTGGATGACTCGCCCGCTTCCCGCTCTCAGGCCAACTGGGGCAGGCGCTACCGCATCTGGGTCAACCTTCGAGCTAATCCGCTCGCGATGATTGGGCTCTTCATCATCGTTGCATTCGTTGTCCTGTCGTTGGCCGCGCCATTGCTGGCGCCATATGATCCGAGTGTACAGGATCTCGGCAACCGTCTGTCTGCTCCAACCGCAGAGCATTGGTTCGGTACTGATGAACTGGGTCGCGATATTCTTTCGCGCATTCTTTACGGTGGTCGCGTAACCCTTGGAATGGTTATCGCCGTTGTCGTTCTCGTTGCACCAATCGGACTGTTTATTGGTTGTATCGCCGGGTATTTCGGCGGGATTGTTGACACTGCGCTGATGCGTGTCACGGATGTCTTTCTTGCGTTTCCCCGGTTGATCCTGGCACTTGCCTTCGTGGCTGCGCTGAAACCAGGTGTTGAAAGCGCTGTTCTGGCGATCGCGCTGACTGCATGGCCTCCCTACGCACGTCTTGCACGTGCGGAAACCATGACCCTGCGCAAGAGCGATTTCATTGCGGCCGCCAAGCTGACTGGAGCATCGCCTTTCCGCATCATTCTGCGTCATGTCATGCCGCTTTGCGTGCCGAGTGTCATCGTGCGCATCACACTCGATATGAGCTCGATCATCATCACTGCTGCAAGTCTCGGATTCCTCGGCATGGGCGCGCAGCCGCCGTCGCCGGAATGGGGCGCGATGATTGCCACTGCCAAGCGCTTTATCTTCGAACAATGGTGGGTTGCCACTATTCCCGGCATCGCGATCTTCCTCGTCTCCCTTGCGTTCAATTTCCTTGGCGACGGTCTGCGTGACGTGCTCGACCCGAAGCAGAATTGA
- a CDS encoding ABC transporter ATP-binding protein encodes MSTVFEVTKLRKNFGGLAVTNDVSLSMTKGDRVALIGPNGAGKTTFVNLVTGNLAATSGTVALGGENVSGLSAMQRVRRGLVRSFQVTRLFFDMTPEEHVALAVLQREGKTGHILGNYRKMPEVMDEVRGILDGLGLLHLGQLRVSEIAYGQQRLLEIALALALRPKVLLLDEPAAGVPQSDTGRIEEALDRLPADLAVLMIEHDMDLVFRFAKRVVVLAAGTVIFDGLPQDVVQDTHVREAYLGSYAQ; translated from the coding sequence ATGAGTACGGTTTTTGAAGTAACGAAACTGCGCAAGAATTTCGGCGGCTTGGCGGTCACGAACGACGTCTCGCTTAGTATGACGAAAGGCGACCGCGTCGCCCTCATTGGTCCCAATGGTGCGGGCAAGACCACCTTCGTCAATCTCGTCACAGGCAACCTCGCGGCAACTTCCGGAACAGTGGCATTGGGTGGCGAGAATGTCTCCGGACTCAGCGCCATGCAGCGCGTCAGACGCGGACTGGTGCGCTCTTTCCAGGTTACTCGACTCTTCTTCGACATGACCCCTGAAGAACATGTCGCTCTTGCTGTCCTGCAGCGCGAAGGTAAGACGGGTCACATTCTCGGCAACTATCGCAAAATGCCGGAAGTTATGGATGAAGTTCGCGGCATTCTCGATGGGCTCGGCCTTCTACATCTTGGGCAGTTGCGGGTGAGTGAAATCGCTTATGGCCAGCAGAGACTTCTTGAAATTGCCCTTGCATTAGCGCTTCGACCCAAAGTTCTGCTGCTTGATGAACCTGCCGCCGGTGTTCCGCAGAGTGATACGGGGCGCATCGAGGAAGCGCTCGACCGATTACCTGCAGATCTGGCAGTACTCATGATCGAGCATGATATGGACCTCGTTTTTCGCTTTGCGAAGCGCGTTGTGGTGTTGGCTGCCGGAACAGTGATTTTTGACGGGTTACCGCAGGACGTCGTGCAGGACACACACGTCCGCGAAGCCTATCTCGGGAGCTATGCGCAATGA
- a CDS encoding ABC transporter ATP-binding protein, translating into MIDIDQLRISFSEREVVKGVSFNVEKGGSFGIVGESGSGKSTILRAMAGLNEQWSGRIAFDGKDVAQKRTPAFFRQVQMVFQDPFGSLHPRQTIDRILSELLLVHGIGNIDKRIEKVLDEVALPKAARFRFPHQLSGGQRQRVAIARALIAEPEVLLLDEPTSALDVSVQAEILNLLADLRAEKNLTYVLVSHNLAVIAHLCPRVGVMQHGEMVEQLSAEDLRTGRTTHPHTTELRALSVNLEEPA; encoded by the coding sequence ATGATAGATATTGATCAACTCCGCATCAGTTTCAGCGAGCGGGAAGTCGTCAAAGGTGTGTCTTTCAATGTTGAGAAGGGCGGTAGTTTCGGTATTGTTGGCGAAAGCGGCTCCGGCAAATCCACTATTCTGCGCGCCATGGCTGGCCTCAACGAACAATGGAGCGGCCGTATTGCGTTCGATGGCAAGGACGTTGCCCAAAAGCGCACGCCCGCCTTTTTCCGTCAGGTACAGATGGTTTTTCAGGATCCTTTTGGATCCCTGCATCCACGCCAGACAATTGATCGCATCCTGAGTGAGCTTCTGCTGGTTCATGGTATCGGGAATATAGACAAGCGTATTGAAAAGGTGCTTGACGAAGTTGCGCTGCCGAAAGCTGCGCGGTTTCGTTTTCCGCACCAGCTTTCGGGTGGCCAACGCCAGCGCGTAGCGATTGCTCGCGCTCTGATTGCGGAACCGGAAGTTCTGCTGCTGGATGAGCCGACATCGGCACTCGATGTCTCGGTACAAGCTGAAATTCTCAATCTTCTCGCGGACTTGCGCGCGGAAAAGAATCTCACTTATGTGCTCGTGAGCCATAATCTCGCAGTGATCGCACATCTCTGCCCACGGGTGGGCGTTATGCAACATGGCGAGATGGTGGAACAGCTCAGTGCCGAGGATTTGCGTACCGGGCGAACGACACATCCGCATACCACAGAATTGCGCGCACTAAGCGTCAATCTGGAAGAACCTGCCTGA
- a CDS encoding branched-chain amino acid ABC transporter permease, giving the protein MTHPLPHGRHSYAGLIGIAAIIAASVVGWLLFPDNLALLTRIIAIALLVLSLDLVTGYCGIATLGHAALFGAGAYSAGIAAAHFGITDPILMTLIGLVAGALTGLISGIVILRAHGLAQLVLSIAVVHLFHEAANKASSWTGGSDGLSGISPDPIFGMFEFDLYGHTAYVYAVILLLVSFIFLRYVVRSPFGMLCRGVKEDPIRIHAMGASVQSVQLRMYVISGAVAGIGGALNAISTQVVGLDSLSFTMSAEALVMLVLGGTGSLFGGLIGTVVFMWFEDLVSAANPFHWLTMVGALLIAVVLFAPRGLYGTVAYYFENQKALSK; this is encoded by the coding sequence ATGACGCACCCCCTCCCCCATGGCCGTCATTCTTATGCAGGTCTCATTGGCATTGCGGCCATTATTGCGGCCAGTGTCGTCGGTTGGCTTCTGTTCCCCGACAATCTGGCACTGCTGACACGCATTATTGCAATCGCTCTCCTCGTCTTGTCGCTCGATCTGGTGACAGGCTATTGCGGTATAGCAACGCTTGGTCACGCTGCCCTGTTCGGTGCCGGCGCATATAGTGCCGGTATCGCCGCTGCCCATTTCGGCATCACAGACCCGATCCTCATGACGCTTATCGGTCTTGTTGCAGGCGCACTCACCGGGCTTATTTCCGGCATAGTCATCCTGCGCGCTCATGGCCTCGCGCAACTCGTTTTATCGATTGCCGTTGTCCACCTGTTCCATGAAGCCGCCAACAAAGCATCAAGCTGGACCGGTGGTAGTGATGGACTAAGCGGCATTTCGCCCGATCCCATTTTTGGCATGTTCGAGTTCGATCTCTACGGACACACTGCCTACGTTTATGCCGTAATCCTACTGCTCGTTTCCTTCATTTTCCTACGCTATGTCGTGCGTTCACCCTTTGGCATGCTTTGCCGAGGTGTGAAAGAAGACCCGATCCGTATTCATGCGATGGGCGCTTCGGTCCAATCCGTACAGCTTCGCATGTATGTCATTTCGGGGGCTGTAGCTGGTATCGGCGGCGCGCTGAATGCAATTTCCACGCAGGTCGTTGGACTAGACAGTCTCAGCTTCACCATGTCGGCGGAAGCTTTGGTGATGCTGGTTCTCGGCGGCACAGGATCGCTGTTCGGCGGACTAATCGGCACGGTTGTCTTTATGTGGTTCGAAGATCTGGTCTCAGCAGCCAATCCCTTCCATTGGCTCACAATGGTCGGCGCTCTGCTGATTGCTGTCGTGCTTTTTGCGCCACGCGGTCTCTACGGAACCGTGGCTTATTATTTCGAAAACCAGAAAGCGCTCAGCAAATGA
- a CDS encoding ABC transporter ATP-binding protein, giving the protein MSAVSLEIRNLSSGYGPTRVIEDVSFKAEPGSRLAILGRNGVGKTSLFATIAGQTRRYGGEILLDGKNIAALPSAARAIAGLGYVPQTRDVFPTLTVEENLFVGLKKRPKDALDEAYVMFPRLKERRHNLGSQLSGGEQQMLSTARSILGQPTVLLLDEPLEGLAPVICEELMAAFSMLAQKGDMTILLVEQRIQSALDFADHVIILERGRIAWSGTSAKLAENQQTVEELLGVGGLH; this is encoded by the coding sequence ATGAGTGCCGTCTCGCTTGAAATCCGCAACCTTTCCTCCGGTTATGGTCCTACCCGCGTCATTGAGGATGTATCGTTCAAAGCGGAACCGGGATCGCGACTTGCCATTCTGGGCCGCAATGGTGTCGGCAAGACCAGCCTTTTTGCCACCATTGCCGGACAGACACGCCGTTATGGCGGCGAAATTCTGCTGGATGGCAAGAATATTGCCGCGCTCCCATCAGCTGCCCGCGCAATTGCCGGTCTAGGCTACGTGCCACAGACCCGCGATGTGTTCCCGACCCTTACGGTGGAAGAGAATCTTTTCGTAGGTCTAAAAAAACGGCCAAAGGATGCACTCGACGAAGCCTATGTTATGTTTCCGCGCCTGAAGGAGCGGCGCCACAATCTTGGCTCGCAGCTTTCCGGCGGCGAACAGCAGATGCTTTCGACCGCGCGCAGCATTCTTGGGCAACCGACAGTATTGCTACTCGATGAACCGTTGGAAGGACTCGCACCTGTCATCTGTGAGGAGCTGATGGCCGCTTTCTCGATGCTGGCACAAAAGGGCGACATGACGATCCTGCTTGTCGAGCAACGTATCCAGAGCGCACTCGATTTTGCCGATCATGTCATCATTCTGGAACGTGGGCGTATCGCGTGGTCGGGTACATCGGCGAAACTCGCCGAAAATCAGCAGACTGTAGAAGAACTGCTAGGTGTCGGCGGCCTGCACTAA
- a CDS encoding dipeptidase, with amino-acid sequence MATEQKIPVFDGHNDVLLRLWSSDASAPEKRFLEGENVGHIDLPRAQKGGLGGGLCAVYVPSPSRELDANGNLATPGQTDAMKATLAMSAILLKIERASEGKVRICRTAADIRDAFAKGIFASVYHIEGVEAFNEDLDALYVLHEAGLRTLGPVWSRPNIFAHGIPFRFPASPDIGPGLTDHGKALIRACNELKVMVDLSHMNEKGFWDIAAISDAPLVASHSNAHALCQQSRNLTDKQLDAIRDTGGLVGLNFGVSFLREDGKRDPNTDLGELVRHADYIVNRIGIDHLALGSDFDGTTISSTLRDVGDLQLVIDAFRKHGYDDASIVKLAHGNWINVLERTWGA; translated from the coding sequence ATGGCAACCGAACAGAAGATCCCGGTTTTTGATGGTCACAACGACGTGCTGTTGCGCCTATGGTCGTCGGATGCCTCCGCGCCCGAGAAGCGCTTTCTCGAAGGAGAAAATGTCGGGCATATCGACCTTCCACGCGCGCAGAAAGGCGGGTTAGGCGGCGGTCTGTGTGCAGTATATGTGCCTTCACCTTCACGAGAACTCGACGCCAATGGCAATCTGGCGACGCCAGGCCAGACGGATGCGATGAAAGCAACCCTCGCCATGTCGGCGATCCTTCTGAAAATCGAACGGGCGTCCGAAGGCAAGGTTCGGATCTGTCGTACGGCAGCGGATATTCGCGACGCGTTTGCCAAGGGAATTTTCGCTTCAGTCTACCATATCGAAGGCGTAGAGGCCTTTAACGAAGACCTTGATGCTCTTTATGTTTTGCATGAGGCTGGCCTGAGAACGCTGGGGCCTGTTTGGAGCCGTCCAAATATTTTTGCCCATGGCATTCCGTTCCGGTTTCCGGCATCGCCTGACATTGGTCCTGGCCTAACGGATCATGGCAAAGCGCTCATTCGCGCCTGCAACGAACTCAAGGTGATGGTCGACCTCTCTCATATGAACGAGAAAGGCTTCTGGGACATAGCCGCTATTTCCGATGCACCGCTTGTGGCGTCGCATTCGAATGCTCACGCGCTTTGCCAGCAAAGCCGCAACCTGACCGACAAACAACTCGACGCCATTCGCGATACCGGCGGACTTGTCGGACTTAACTTTGGCGTATCATTCTTGCGGGAAGATGGAAAACGCGATCCAAATACGGATCTGGGTGAGCTTGTCCGCCATGCCGATTATATCGTCAATCGCATTGGGATTGATCACTTGGCTCTGGGATCTGATTTTGACGGCACCACGATTTCTTCGACACTTCGCGATGTTGGCGACCTCCAGCTCGTCATAGACGCCTTCCGCAAGCACGGCTATGACGATGCTTCCATCGTCAAGCTGGCTCACGGGAACTGGATCAATGTCCTTGAGCGGACATGGGGCGCCTAA
- a CDS encoding ABC transporter substrate-binding protein, producing MISRRGFLAGAAAIPFLSYASILPAIGAARQDILVVAQQLDNMTSLDPHESFEAVGSEICNNMYQRLVHPSLSNPDQVEGGVAISWEADADGKVFTFKIDPNAKFASGAQITAEDVAFSLQRAIKMNKGPAFIIGQFGFTPENAEKSIVATDPATLTLTVEQSTSLPFLLYCLSASVASIVEKKTVLENASGDDLGNGWLQKNSAGSGEWVLVSWKPSESIILNVNPHGAYKGNVKRILLRHVADPSSQLLMLQKGDVDIARNLTSEQLRVLQGNSDFELVTKAIAGIGLMSLNQKIEKLTNPKLWQAIKWAIDYQGIQKNIVPLTHKVHQTIIPEGFPGAVNETPFQKDLEKAKSLMQEAGLADGFSIKMDHYSAQPWPDIAQAIQANLAEIGIKVELLAAENRQVLTKMRAREHDIALTAWGSDYFDPNTNADVFCNNPDNSDNAATKPFAWRSSYQNEEFAKKSIAARDERDSAKRIELYENLQREFMNDSPFVVMLQTVTTAACRKEITGMRLGVLSDSHSYAGIAKA from the coding sequence ATGATTTCAAGACGCGGTTTTCTGGCAGGCGCAGCTGCCATTCCTTTCCTGTCCTATGCCAGCATTTTGCCCGCTATTGGAGCCGCACGTCAGGACATTCTGGTTGTGGCCCAGCAGCTCGACAATATGACCAGCCTTGATCCGCATGAGAGCTTCGAAGCCGTCGGCAGCGAAATCTGCAACAACATGTATCAGCGGCTGGTGCATCCAAGCCTTTCCAATCCAGATCAGGTGGAAGGTGGTGTAGCCATTTCCTGGGAGGCTGATGCCGACGGCAAGGTCTTCACCTTCAAGATCGATCCAAACGCAAAGTTTGCGAGCGGAGCACAGATCACTGCCGAAGACGTCGCTTTCTCGCTGCAGCGTGCGATCAAGATGAATAAGGGACCGGCTTTCATTATCGGCCAGTTCGGTTTCACACCCGAGAATGCTGAAAAGAGCATTGTTGCAACCGATCCTGCGACGTTGACCCTGACGGTCGAGCAGTCAACATCACTGCCATTTCTGTTGTATTGCCTGTCGGCAAGTGTTGCCAGCATTGTAGAAAAGAAAACCGTTCTGGAGAATGCCTCCGGTGACGATCTCGGTAACGGCTGGCTTCAGAAGAACAGCGCAGGTTCGGGTGAATGGGTTCTCGTTTCCTGGAAGCCGAGCGAAAGCATTATCCTGAACGTTAATCCACATGGCGCCTATAAGGGCAATGTGAAGCGCATCCTTCTACGCCATGTTGCGGATCCGTCTTCGCAGCTCCTCATGCTCCAGAAGGGCGATGTCGATATTGCCCGCAACTTGACGTCCGAGCAGTTGCGTGTTCTGCAGGGTAATAGTGATTTTGAGCTCGTCACGAAGGCAATCGCTGGTATTGGTCTGATGTCCCTCAATCAGAAGATCGAAAAACTCACTAATCCAAAGCTCTGGCAGGCAATCAAGTGGGCCATCGACTATCAGGGCATCCAGAAGAACATCGTTCCGCTGACACACAAGGTTCATCAGACCATCATTCCGGAAGGTTTCCCCGGTGCGGTTAACGAAACTCCGTTCCAGAAGGATCTGGAAAAGGCCAAAAGCTTGATGCAGGAAGCGGGTCTTGCCGATGGCTTTTCCATCAAGATGGATCACTATTCCGCTCAGCCTTGGCCGGATATTGCGCAGGCCATTCAGGCAAATCTTGCTGAAATCGGAATCAAGGTCGAACTTCTGGCCGCAGAGAACCGTCAGGTCCTCACCAAGATGCGCGCTCGTGAGCACGATATTGCGCTGACCGCTTGGGGGTCTGACTATTTCGATCCGAACACCAATGCCGACGTCTTCTGTAACAATCCGGACAATTCGGACAATGCGGCTACCAAGCCCTTTGCATGGCGCTCGTCCTATCAGAATGAGGAATTCGCGAAAAAGTCGATTGCGGCCCGCGATGAGCGCGATTCAGCCAAGCGCATCGAGCTTTATGAGAATTTGCAGCGTGAATTCATGAACGACAGTCCGTTTGTTGTGATGCTTCAGACCGTCACTACAGCGGCCTGCCGCAAGGAGATTACCGGAATGCGTCTCGGCGTCCTGTCCGATTCCCACTCCTATGCAGGGATCGCCAAGGCGTGA
- a CDS encoding ABC transporter ATP-binding protein: MLVDIKNLQISFETRTSRFDAVRGISLQLGREKLGIVGESGSGKSLTARALMKLLPPIAEVRADKLSFDGIDIMSATERGMRQIRGKRAGFILQDPKYSLNPVKTIGVQVAEAWRTHKGGSKRRAMDAAVDLLDQVMIRNPRDVAKLYPHEVSGGMGQRVMIAMMLAPDPELLIADEPTSALDATVQAEILRLIDDLVSKRGMGLLLISHDLPLVSHFCDRVMVMYMGRVMEELKASELVRAEHPYTKGLLNCIPSLMHPRDRLPVLNREESWLSS; the protein is encoded by the coding sequence ATGCTGGTTGATATCAAAAATCTGCAGATCAGCTTTGAAACTCGCACCAGTCGGTTCGATGCTGTGCGCGGGATTTCGCTTCAGCTTGGTCGCGAAAAACTCGGCATCGTCGGCGAAAGCGGTTCGGGAAAGTCTTTGACTGCGCGTGCCCTCATGAAACTGCTGCCGCCAATCGCTGAAGTGAGGGCCGACAAGCTTTCCTTCGATGGTATCGACATTATGTCGGCCACGGAACGTGGCATGCGTCAGATACGTGGCAAGCGTGCAGGCTTCATTCTTCAGGATCCCAAATATTCGCTGAATCCGGTCAAGACGATCGGCGTGCAGGTGGCAGAGGCGTGGCGCACCCACAAAGGCGGTAGCAAACGTCGGGCGATGGACGCTGCCGTTGATCTGCTCGATCAGGTCATGATCCGTAATCCCCGCGACGTTGCGAAGCTATATCCGCACGAAGTTTCGGGCGGTATGGGGCAACGCGTCATGATCGCCATGATGCTTGCACCCGATCCGGAACTGCTCATTGCAGATGAACCGACATCGGCATTGGACGCCACTGTGCAGGCGGAAATTCTGCGCCTGATCGACGATTTGGTTTCCAAGCGTGGAATGGGGCTTCTGCTTATCAGTCACGATCTTCCGCTCGTGTCTCATTTCTGCGACCGCGTTATGGTTATGTATATGGGCCGTGTCATGGAGGAGTTGAAAGCTTCCGAACTCGTGCGAGCTGAGCATCCCTATACGAAAGGGCTTCTCAATTGCATTCCGTCGCTCATGCATCCCCGTGATCGATTGCCGGTTCTCAATCGTGAAGAAAGCTGGCTAAGTTCATGA